The proteins below come from a single Geobacillus thermoleovorans genomic window:
- the zwf gene encoding glucose-6-phosphate dehydrogenase, translating into MDSMTFILFGATGDLAKRKIFPALYNLFLDQKMPQSFSIIGVSKRELSDEAFQIYVENSVKTFSRRLTNDRSKMKEFLRAFRYISLNVTNAQGYKKLLEMVQQREKELNIPENRVFYLSVAPEFFDVIASNIKESGLGSTKGWKRLIIEKPFGHDIKSAQDLNEKLSQTFEEEEIYRVDHYLGKPMVQNLEALKFANPVFQAIWNNQFIANVQITASETVGVEQRASYYDQAGAIRDMFQNHMLQLLMMTAMHLPKQISAKDIRNEKRKIMESLRPIQKEEVGLHVVRGQYGPGEIDGKPVVGYKEEPGIDASSTTETFVAARLWIDDENWSGVPFYIRTGKRMKEKSTRIVIEFKNPLKEWYLPKNEETAPNLLVIQINPNEGVSLQFNSKNVFNNGKMEPVHMDFATNQKEVPEAYELLIFDALHGDSTFFAHWKEVELSWKWLQPILEAFAENLLPLYSYRSGSMGPEASYQLLKEDGFYWR; encoded by the coding sequence TTGGATTCAATGACCTTTATCTTGTTTGGAGCAACAGGTGATTTAGCGAAACGAAAAATTTTCCCTGCATTATATAATTTATTTCTTGATCAAAAAATGCCGCAGTCATTTTCCATTATTGGTGTAAGCAAAAGAGAATTATCCGATGAGGCATTTCAAATATATGTGGAAAATTCGGTAAAAACCTTTTCCAGACGTTTGACAAATGACCGTTCCAAAATGAAGGAGTTTCTTCGCGCGTTTCGCTATATTTCTTTAAATGTAACAAATGCACAAGGGTATAAAAAGTTGCTCGAAATGGTTCAACAACGGGAAAAAGAATTGAATATTCCTGAAAACCGCGTGTTTTATTTATCTGTTGCGCCGGAATTTTTCGATGTGATCGCGTCGAACATCAAGGAAAGCGGATTAGGATCCACAAAAGGTTGGAAACGTCTGATTATCGAAAAACCGTTTGGCCACGATATCAAATCGGCCCAAGATTTAAACGAAAAATTAAGCCAAACTTTCGAAGAAGAAGAAATTTATCGGGTAGATCATTACCTTGGAAAGCCGATGGTGCAAAACCTTGAAGCTTTAAAATTTGCCAACCCTGTGTTTCAAGCAATATGGAATAATCAATTTATAGCCAATGTGCAAATTACAGCTAGCGAGACCGTTGGGGTAGAACAAAGAGCAAGCTACTATGATCAGGCAGGCGCCATTCGCGACATGTTTCAAAACCATATGTTGCAACTGTTGATGATGACAGCCATGCACTTGCCAAAACAAATTAGCGCAAAAGACATCCGTAACGAGAAAAGAAAAATTATGGAATCTCTTCGACCAATACAGAAGGAAGAAGTAGGTTTGCACGTCGTTCGCGGCCAATACGGTCCTGGAGAAATCGATGGCAAACCAGTGGTTGGATATAAAGAAGAACCTGGCATCGATGCTTCTTCGACAACGGAGACATTTGTTGCGGCCCGTCTGTGGATTGATGATGAAAACTGGAGCGGGGTGCCATTCTACATCCGTACAGGTAAAAGAATGAAGGAAAAGTCCACACGTATCGTGATTGAGTTTAAAAATCCATTAAAGGAATGGTACTTGCCAAAAAATGAAGAAACAGCTCCTAATCTTTTGGTGATTCAAATCAATCCGAACGAAGGTGTTTCGCTGCAATTCAATAGTAAAAATGTATTCAACAACGGAAAGATGGAGCCTGTCCATATGGACTTCGCGACGAATCAGAAAGAGGTGCCTGAAGCGTATGAACTCTTAATTTTTGACGCTTTACACGGCGATTCGACTTTCTTTGCCCATTGGAAAGAGGTCGAACTATCTTGGAAATGGCTGCAACCTATTTTAGAGGCATTTGCGGAAAACCTCCTTCCTCTTTACTCCTATCGTTCAGGATCGATGGGGCCAGAGGCTTCTTATCAATTATTGAAAGAAGACGGATTTTATTGGCGGTAA
- a CDS encoding winged helix-turn-helix transcriptional regulator translates to MGHVCGKTYNCEKELTLAVIGGKWKMLILWHLGKGGKKRFSELKALMPGITQRMLVNQLRELEQDRIVHREVYPVVPPKVEYSLTEHGKSLMPILDAMYEWGKNYMETVVKGQVKINEATK, encoded by the coding sequence ATGGGGCACGTTTGTGGCAAGACGTATAATTGTGAAAAAGAATTAACACTCGCTGTTATTGGCGGTAAATGGAAAATGCTTATTTTATGGCATCTAGGAAAAGGGGGAAAGAAGCGGTTTAGCGAATTAAAAGCCCTCATGCCTGGGATCACCCAAAGAATGCTTGTTAACCAGCTGCGGGAGCTGGAGCAAGATCGAATTGTTCATCGTGAAGTCTATCCTGTTGTTCCGCCAAAAGTAGAATATTCATTGACCGAACATGGGAAAAGTTTGATGCCAATTCTTGATGCGATGTATGAATGGGGCAAAAACTATATGGAGACGGTCGTAAAGGGGCAAGTAAAAATCAATGAAGCC